The genome window TCCGTCGACGTCATCGCGGGCGAGACCGCGACCGTGCAGGTCTCCCTCGTCCCGGTGGGGACCACCCCGAACCCCGCCGGGCGGTCGCCCCTCCCGCCCCTCCTCCTCCTCGCGGGGCTCGGCATCGGTGCGGTCCTCGCGGCGAGGAGGTCCCGCTGACCGACCGGCCCCCCCTTCCCCTCCCCCCTTCCCTGCAGCGGGTGACGAAGACCCCACTCTCTCCACCCCGGCCCCGACCGGCACCCTCTTCTCCCCCGGGCACCGAACCGATCACCCATGGGCAGGGAATGGTCCCGGGCGATAGCCCTCCTCCTCGCGGCGGCGTGCATCGCCCTCCCCGCCTGCGGGGCGCACGGGGACGCGCAGCCACCGCCGTGGAACGCGACGTCCCGACAGGTCCAGGGTGGTCTCCCGCGGGAGTTCCGCCCGTCAGTGACGTTCCCCCCTCTGACCACCCCCGCGACGTTCCCCTCGCTCACCCCGTTCCCCACGGTGACCGTTCCCTCGAAGGGGGCGATCCCCACGTGGCCCCCCGCCGCCCCGCAGGGGCCCGCGGCGCGGACAACCCCCGTTCCCGCACCCGCGCGGCCTTCCGCGACGACACCCACCCCCGCGGCGACTCCCCCTGCCACGACCCCCGCGACGCCGTCGCCGTCGGGGACTCCGGCGCCCGCCCCCGCCCCCGCCCCCGACGGGGGAGGAGGGGGACTTCCCGGCGTAGGGGACGGGCTCGCGGTCCACCTCGCCGCCCTCCTCGCCCTCTCGGCTGCAGGCGCCCTCCTCGCCGCGGCGGCCCGCGGGGAGGGCCGGGTGCAGGGGAGAGATCAGGGCGGACCGTCTCCCGAGACCACGCTCTTTGAGGACGGGCCTCCCGGCGGCGGGGGGCCCCCGTTCCCTGCCGCCCTCGCATCCCGGTACGAGGGCGCGCGTTTCCTCCACGAGGGCGGGATCGCCCGCGTCTACGCCGCGCGCAGGAGGTCGGACGGCGCGCCCGTCGCGGTCAAGGTCCCGCTCCGCGGCGATGAGCAGACGGGGAAGTCGTTCCTCCGGGAGATAAGGGCGTGGGAAGCGCTCTCCCACCCCGGGATCGTGAGGGTCTACGGCGCAAACATCCTCCCCGTCCCCTACGTCGAGATGGAGTTCCTCCCCCGCAGCCTCGCGGACATCCCTGTCCCGGTCGACCCCGCGGAGTCCCTCCGGATCGTCGGGAAGGTCGCGGAAGCGCTCGGCTACGCCCACGACCGCGGCGTGCTCCACCGCGACCTCAAGCCCGCAAACATCCTCCTCTCCGCCGGCGGGGAGCCCAAGATCGCGGACTGGGGCCTCTCGCGGGACGAGAAGGCACCCCCGCAGTCGACCATCCACGGGTTCTCGCTCGCCTTCTCCGCCCCCGAGCAGCTCGATCCCGGCAGGTTCGGCGCCGCGTCCCGGGAGACGGACATCTACCAGCTCGGGATCGTCTGGTACTGGCTCGTCACCGGGAAGCTCCCCTTCCCCTCGGGGGACGTCGGGGAGGCACTCCGGTCCCGCCTTGAGGGGAGGGTTCTCCCGCCCTCCGCGCACGTCCCGGCGGCAGCACCCCTCGACCGCGCCATCCTCCGCTGCCTTGCGCCCGGAAGGGAAGACCGGTACAGGGACGCCCGCGACCTCCTCGCGGAGATCCGCGAGATCGGGCGACGCGTGCGGGCCGGGGAGGCGGCCGGGGACGCGGGCACGCCAGGGCAGGGCGATTGAACCGCGGCCATCCACCGAATTTAAGTGCGCCCCCCGTCCAGAATTGGGATCGGGGTGGAAGAAGATGAGAGACACACCGTTGCGCGTGCTCGCGATCCTCGCGTTCGCTGCAGTCCCCCTCGTCCAGCTCCTCTTCCCGTGACGGGGGGAAAAGGGTCCTCCTCCCTCATGTCCACGCCCGGCGGTTCCACCCGGCACACCCACCTCTTTTATCCCGCCGGGCGGCACCAGTGGGTACCCGGGAAGCATGGAGACGTCACGCACCGCCCGGCTCCTCGCGAGGTACAGGGAGAACCCGCGGCTCGCGCGCGGGATGGTGCTGGCCCGCAGGGCATTCCGGGAGGCCATCGCGGCGAACAGGTGGCCGCAGCGGGGGACAGGATAACCTTATCACGTGGCCTCCCCATTCAGGTAGCTGAGGTGAGTCTCGGAACCATGTGCACCGTCGGAGGCCCGGTTGACCTCGAGGTCCCCCCCGAGAGGGTGAAGGGGAACAACTACAGGTGCAGGGAGTGCGGGGAGAAGTTCAGGGGCGTTGGGAAGCACCCTGTCTGCCCCTCCTGCCAGTCGGAAGACGTCGAGGAAGCCTGAAAAAACCTGTTTTCCCGCGAAAATTCCGGGGGGTCGGGAGACCCCCCCCTCAATCCGCGCGATTCTCCCCGCCGAGCCGGAAGGAGCCGGGCGGTACCGCGATCTCCACGCGACAGCCCCCGCCTTCCGTCCGCGTCTCGTAGACCCTGAACCCCTCCGCCGAGAGGATCTCGGCCGCGAGGGAGAGGCCGGGATCGCTCCCCTCCCCGCCGGCCGCGCCGGGGGAGCCCGCGCCGTCGTCCTCGCAGGTGAGGACGATCCCGTCCCCCTCCTCCCTGTACGAGAACGAGATCCGGGTGACGCCCTCCTTTCCGAGCGCGTGGCCGATCAGCGCCGAGATGCCCCTCTCGACGAGCGGGTCGGCGCGGACCGAGAGTCCCCCGCAGTCGAGGTAGATCGCGACGTCCCGGAGGTCGTGCACCGCGGCGGCCTTCCGCACGAGCGACCCGACGTCGTGCCACGCGGGCGGACCGCCCGCCCCGCGCGCGTACTCGCGCAAATAGCCGAGGACGGCCGCGAGTGCCCCCGCGTACTTCTCCTGCTTCTTCACGTACGTGCGGAGGAGCGGGTCGTCCGTCTCCCTCTCCATGCGCCCGAGGTACGCGCGGAGCGCGGAGAGGATCCGGCCGCCGTCCTGGGCCGCCGCGCGGGAGAGGAGGGAGAGCCTCTCGGCGCGGGCCGCGAGCGCCTCGCGGGCGCGGTGGAGATCGGTCACGTCGACGGCGATGACCGCGGCCCGCGCGACCGCCCCGCCGTCCTTGACCGGGCACACCTCGAAGAGGAACCGGGTCTCCCCGCGCGGTGCCTCGAACCGCCGGGCGCGCCCCTCCGAGAGCGCCTCGCGGACGCGGGCCATCACTTCCCGCGCGAGATCCTCGCCGAGGATCTCTGAGAGGAGGGTTCCCCCTCCCCCGGCAGCCCCGCCGGAGAAGACCTCGTGGAACGCGTCGTTTGCCGCGGCGACCTGCCCGTCGGCCCCGACGAGGAACGCGGGCGACCGGAGGCCGTCGAAGAACTCCCGCAGCGCCCGCCCGCCCTCGAGGAGTGCCCTTTCCCTCTCCTTCTGGGCGGTGATGTCCATCGCCGAGAAGACGATCGGGGACCCGGGATCCGAGGGGTCGACGGGCGACGTGCTGATGAGGACAGTGATCTCCCTCCCGTCCCTGCGCACCCACGTCGCCTCGACCGTCTCGCCGGCTGTCTCCCACATCCGCCCGGCCATCTCCCTGCCGACCCGCTCGAACTCCCCGTCGGAAGCGTAGAGGAGGCGGCTCGACTTCCCGAGGAGCTCCTCGCGGGAGTACCCCGTGATCCTGCAGACGGCGTCGTTTGCGAAGAGGAACGTCCTCTCCTTCACGAGCCCTATCCCGATGGGGGCGACCCTGAAGATCCCCGCGAGGAGCTCCTCGCGCTCCCTGAGCTCCTCCTCTGCGACTTTCCGCGCGTGGATGTCGGTCGCGGTCCCCGTGCAGCCCGCAAACCGCCCGTCGCGCACGATCGGCCAGAGCGAGGAGCGGCACCACCGGATCGTCCCGTCGCGGTGCATGACCCTCCACTCGACCTCGACCGGCACCCTCACATCCCCGTCACGGAGTTCCTCGTACTTCCGCAGCGCACCCTCCGCATCGTCAGGCAGGAGGACCTCGGCGAATACCCGCCCCTCCAGTTCCGCGGGCGCGTAGCCGAGGATCCGGGTGACGGCGGGGCTCACGTACGTGATCCTCCCGTCCGCGTCGAGCGAGAAGACGACGTCGCTGATCGTCCCGAGGATCTCCCGGAGCCTCTCCTCGCTCTTTCGAAGGGCCTCCTCCGCCTGCCTGCGGGAGGTGATGTCGACCAGCTGGAGGAGGACTGCAGGCGCGCTCCCCGGGCCGCCCCCGAGGGGCTCGACCGCGGCCGAGGCGCACCACGGGGAGCCGTCCTTCCTCCTCCCGCGGAACTCGAGGTCCCGCATCCCCGCCCCTGTCCCCGCGCACCGGGCGATCGCCTCCCGCACCCGCGGGAGGTCCCCCGCATCGACGATCCCGGGGAGGCCGAGGTCCCGGATCTCCTCCGGGGTGTACCCGGTGACGGGGAGGGCGCGGGGGCTCGCGTAGGTGACAGACCCCTCCCCGTCGAGGACGAGGAGGAGGCTTGGCGCTGTCTCGACGACTTTCCGGAACTTCTCCTCGCTCTCGCGCAGCGCCCGCTCCTCTTGCTCGAGCCTGTGGCAGTACCCGGCGAGCGAGTCCTGCGCGACCCGGAGTTCCTCGAGCGTCGCAGACATGCGCTCGTTCGCGGCGAGGAGTTCCCTCTCCGTCTCCTTGAGAGCGGAGACGTCGGTTGCGAGCACCACGAAGTAGTCGACGCTCCCGTCCGCCTTCCTGACGGGCATCGCCGAGACCTCGACCTCGGCGATCGTCCCGTCCTTCCTGCGGAGCCTCTTTCCGAGCGCGAGCAGCTGCCTCTCGCCGGAGACGACGCGGGCGATCTCGGCCGCCTCGCGCGGCCAGTCCCCGGGGGGCGTGAGATCCTCCCACGAGAGGGAGGAGAGCTCCTCCGGCGTGTACCCGGAAAGCTCGCAGAACTTCCTGTTCACCTGCGTCCACCGCAATTCGGGCGAGGCGACCGCGATCCCTGCGAGGGGGAGCTCGAAGTACGAGCGGAACCTCCTCTCGCTCGCGGCGAGCGCCTCCTCCGACCTCTTCCGCGTGAGGATCTGCCAGAGGCTCGCCATGAGGAGCGTCACCTGCTGGGCATCCGCGTCGGTGTAATCCCACTGCTTGTTCGCGACCCCCGCGACCATCACGACTCGCGGGCCGTCGAGCACGGGGATCCCCATGAACCGGGTGAGGGGCGGGTGGCCGGGCGGTGTCTCCCTCTTGCCCGCGACCTCTCCCGCGTAGTCGTTCACGATGACGGGTCTCTTCTGCCTCACAGGGTCCCCCCACAGACCGGTCGTCTCGAGGGGGTACTCGGTCACCCTCCCCTCGACCCTGCAGACCTCGAGCGCGGACTTCGACCACGCGTGCATCGTGAGGAGGGATCCGTCCCCGCTCACGAACGCGAGGAACCCAAGACTGCTCCCCGTGAGGGCGATCGCCTTCTCGAGGGCGTAGGTGCAGAGGGCGTCCTCGCTCTTCTCCGTCATCTGGGAGAGGTCGATGACCGCCTGGAGACGGACCTGGTTTGCGCGGAGTTCCTCTTCCGCCCTCCTCCTCTGGACGGCCTGCGTGATCATGTTCCGGAGTTCCGCGAACTGCGACTTGGGGTCGCCGCCCTTCTGGAGGTAGAACGAGGCGCCGAGGTTCAGCGCCTCTATCGCGACGTGCTCCCTCCCCCGGCCGGTGAAGACGATGAACGGGATCTCGTACCCCCTCGCCTTCACCTCTTTCAAAAGTTCGATCCCGTTCATCCCAGGCATCTCGTAGTCCGAGACGATGATGTCGAAGTGGCCCTTTTTGAGCTTCTCTAGCGCGTCCCTCCCCGACTCGGAGAGCGTGACCTTCATTTTCCCGTCTCGCTCGAGGAAGATCTGGGTCACGTCCAGGAGGGCGGGCTCGTCGTCAACGAGGAGTACGGAAATCACGGGTGTTCCTCCGGCACGCGCGGGGATAAGTGTATGATAAAGTACCCGCCCGGTCTTAAAAAGGGCACGGGACCGCGGCCCGTCACGGCCGGATCTCTCCCTCCCTCACCATGAGGGTGCCCTTGCCCCTGTTCGCGATGTCCCCGCGGTACACGGCCATCCGGTACCTCTTCCCGCCGAACTCCACCTCGGCCGTCCCCTCGCGGACGAACGAGGGGAGGATCTCGCGCGCCTCCCCGAAGACCATGCAGGTCCCGCCCGTCATGTTCCCGCAGGGCCGGGTGCAGGACCCCCCGATGACGAGTGTCCCGCCCCGCATCTCGACGCCCGGCAGGTCGCCGCAGTCCCCGTGGACGATCACCTCGCCGCCCGAGAGGTACTCGGCGACGAAGTCGCCGGCGCTGCCCATCACCTCTATCCTCCCGCCGCGCACCCCGCGCTTCTCCCCGCGGTACCCCGCGCCGCAGTAGTCGCCGGCGTTCCCCTCGCAGAGGATCTGCCCGCCCCGCATCTCGCGGCCGAGCCACGCGTCGGCGTTGCCCCGGATCAGGATCTCGCCGGCACTCATGAAGTTCCCGCAGTGCATCCCGATGTCCCCCTCGACGACGATCCTCCCCGCGTTCATGTACTCGCCCACGCGCTTGATCCGCCCCGTGTCCCCGGAGAGGACGATCTCGACCTGGTCCGGCGAGACCGCCGGCCCCTCGACCGTGACGAAGAAGAGCTCTTCGAGGAGCCGCTCGCGGTTCCCCTCGTGCACGCGGATGTCGTTTCCCCGCAGGAAGTTCATCGGGACGATCGTCTCTGCCTCGACCGGGACGAGGGGGTTCTCCCGGGGCCTCGTCTTGAGCGTCACCTTCACAGCGCCGCCTCCGTCTCGATGCAGATCCCCCGCGGCACGTACTCGTCCTGCACGGGGTAGTTCCCGAACCTGACCGTGTAGTACTGCTCGAACTTCTCCCGGAATCCGGGGTCGGACGCAACGTCATACTCGGGCGGGACCCGTGCCCGCGTCCAGATGGTGCTGTTCGCCCCCTCGACGACGACGTCCCCGTCCCTCGCGACGACTCGTCCCCTCTTGATCGTGTAGAGCGTCCGGGAGAAGCCCGCGACCACCTGTTGGTAGTCGGCGGAGGGGTCGACCTCGTCGGGCCGGAGCGGGTAGATCGCGACGTCGGCCTGCGCGCCGGGGGCGAGGTACCCCTTCCCGACCCGGGTGATCCCGAGGGCCTTCGCCTGCCCGGCCCGGGTCATCACCGCGATGTCGTACCAGTCCAGTTCCCTCTCGATCGCGAAGAGCGGGACGTAGTGCTCTGTCCTCGGCTCGATCTCCCTCCGCTCTGCCTCGCGCATCCGCCTGCTCATGAGCAGCCCGATCACCTCGGGGTATTTCACGAACGGGGCGCCGTTCGGGTTGTCGGTCGAGAGGAGGCACTGCCAGGGGCTTTTGGCGAGGAGCGCGAGCTCTAGGCCGATCGCCCACATCACGCAGTTGACGAGGCTCTTCCTCCTGTAGGTGACCGGGATGATCCCTGACCCCGTCTCGAGCTCGACGTCGTGGTTGCTCCACTTGTTGTGGTGGAGGAGGTAGAGCCGGAACTCCATCGGGCCGTCGGCGGTCATCGTCGTCGTCCGCCCGAACATCACCTGCCCCATGTCGATGACGACCTGCGGCTTCCCGTTGAGCGACCGCGCGATCTCCTCGGACTTCGAGCAGATGTCCCGCCACGTCGTCCCGCCGTACGAGTGGAACTGGACGTGCGTGAGGTAGAGCGTCTGGCGGTCGCCCCGCGCCGGCGGGGCGAGCTCCATCGTCTCGAGCGTCGTCCTGTAGTTGCCGGGTATCCCGAGGTTGTTGCAGTGGAGGTGGACGGAGTGGGGGAGCCCGAGGAGCTCGTTCGCCTCGATCAGCGTCCGGATGATCTCTGCCGGCGTCACCCCGAAGTGCGGGACAGGCTCGTGGATGCCCGCGAGGTCCTTGCCCCAGCCCCACGCCTCGGTCCCGCCGGGGTTCGTGAGCTTGATCGCGAACCCCTTGACCGCGGCAAGGGTCCAGGCGACCACCGCCGCGGCCCTCTTCACGTCCTTCTCCCTGACGGCCTCCATGACCGACCAGTTCCCATCAAAGAGGGTGTTTGCGAGCATGTCCTGGTGGGGCGTCGCGGCGAACTCCTCGTGGGTGTGCCGCGCCTCGAGCGGGGCCATCGCGCCCTCGAGGACCGTCGTGTACCCCATCGCCGAGTACCTGTACGAGTTGCCGAACGTCGTGGGCACGCTGTAGCCGGACGTGACGTGCATCACGCCCCGGCGCGCCGTCCTGCCCGCCCGCATGTCCTCGGGACTCATGTACCGGCCGAAGTTCACCTTCGTCCCGCAGACGTGCGAGTGCGAGTCTATCCCGCCCGGGAGCGTGAGGCACTTCTTCGCGTCGATCACCACCGCGCCCGGCGGCGCCTCCTCGACGATCCGGCCGCCCGCGATCGCGATGTCCATCACCTCGCCCCTCACGCCGGAGAGGGGGTCGATCACGTACGCGTTCCGGATCAGCATCCCGGCCGTCATCCCCTCGCCTCCCGTACAAGGGCGTAGATCTTCCCGAGGACCTCGACGTCGTCGGGGACGTTGCGGGAGAGGACTTTCCTCGTCCGGAGCGGGACGCCGTCCATCCGGTACGCCGTCCCCTCGGCGTCGATCCCCGTGACCCCCACCGGGATCTGGATGCGCGAGAGGTGCGTCGTCGCGTTCACGTGGGGGTCGATCTGGACGGTGGGGATCCGGGCGAGGTGCGCGGCGCAGGCACGCGGGAAGTGCGCGCCCGGGTCGCTCGCGACGACGAGGCAGGCGTCGCACTCGCCCCTCCGGAGGATGTCGACTGCCGTCGTCTCGCCCGGGTTGTAGAACGCGATCCCCCGCGAGAAGTCGATCGCGAACGGGTAGCCCGTGATCCACGTGAAGACCTCGTTTGACCCGTACACGTTCCAGTGGCCCCGGAGCGGCGAGATCGTGAACTTCGTGTGGCGGTTCAGCTCCTCGACGAGCTCGATCGCGTTGCGGACGTTCTTGTACTTCCCGCGGGACATCGTGAGCCCGAGGCCGAAGAAGACCGCCCCGAACTTCGCGGAGAGGCAGGTCTGCGCGACCCTCTCGAGCTGCTCGCGGGGGACTCCCGCGACGGTGTCCGGGACGAACTCTCCCTTCCCCCGGACGATCATCCGGAGCGCGGTGAGGACCGCGTAGTCCCCGCCCGGCGCGACCCTCACGAACTCGTCGGCGACCTCGGAGGAGTCGGTCTCCCGGACGTCCACGACGATCACCTTCCTCTCGCGGAACGCGGACTTCACGAAGAACCCGTCGGCGTAGGTCGTGTACCTGCTCATGTGGCGGGGGTGGGCCTGGATGGGGTTTGCGCCCCAGTACACGATCACGTCGGCCCTGTTCTTCACCTGCCCGAGCGTGCAGCCCGGGTGGCCGACCTCCTGGATCGCCATGATGGAGGGGCCGTGGCAGACGGTGGAGGTGTTGTCGATGACCGCGCCGAGGAGCTCGGCGAGGTGGACGCCGATCGTCTGGGCCTCGACGACCGTCCCGCTCCACCCGTAGAGGAGGGGGCGCTTCGCG of Methanolinea sp. contains these proteins:
- a CDS encoding formylmethanofuran dehydrogenase subunit C produces the protein MKVTLKTRPRENPLVPVEAETIVPMNFLRGNDIRVHEGNRERLLEELFFVTVEGPAVSPDQVEIVLSGDTGRIKRVGEYMNAGRIVVEGDIGMHCGNFMSAGEILIRGNADAWLGREMRGGQILCEGNAGDYCGAGYRGEKRGVRGGRIEVMGSAGDFVAEYLSGGEVIVHGDCGDLPGVEMRGGTLVIGGSCTRPCGNMTGGTCMVFGEAREILPSFVREGTAEVEFGGKRYRMAVYRGDIANRGKGTLMVREGEIRP
- a CDS encoding serine/threonine-protein kinase; amino-acid sequence: MGREWSRAIALLLAAACIALPACGAHGDAQPPPWNATSRQVQGGLPREFRPSVTFPPLTTPATFPSLTPFPTVTVPSKGAIPTWPPAAPQGPAARTTPVPAPARPSATTPTPAATPPATTPATPSPSGTPAPAPAPAPDGGGGGLPGVGDGLAVHLAALLALSAAGALLAAAARGEGRVQGRDQGGPSPETTLFEDGPPGGGGPPFPAALASRYEGARFLHEGGIARVYAARRRSDGAPVAVKVPLRGDEQTGKSFLREIRAWEALSHPGIVRVYGANILPVPYVEMEFLPRSLADIPVPVDPAESLRIVGKVAEALGYAHDRGVLHRDLKPANILLSAGGEPKIADWGLSRDEKAPPQSTIHGFSLAFSAPEQLDPGRFGAASRETDIYQLGIVWYWLVTGKLPFPSGDVGEALRSRLEGRVLPPSAHVPAAAPLDRAILRCLAPGREDRYRDARDLLAEIREIGRRVRAGEAAGDAGTPGQGD
- a CDS encoding formylmethanofuran dehydrogenase subunit B, coding for MCPTRVEDVVCPFCGCLCDDLAVTVEGERVVAVENGCTLANEKFTGDHRLPHPIRRRGGKWEETTYDEAIRETAEILLSAKRPLLYGWSGTVVEAQTIGVHLAELLGAVIDNTSTVCHGPSIMAIQEVGHPGCTLGQVKNRADVIVYWGANPIQAHPRHMSRYTTYADGFFVKSAFRERKVIVVDVRETDSSEVADEFVRVAPGGDYAVLTALRMIVRGKGEFVPDTVAGVPREQLERVAQTCLSAKFGAVFFGLGLTMSRGKYKNVRNAIELVEELNRHTKFTISPLRGHWNVYGSNEVFTWITGYPFAIDFSRGIAFYNPGETTAVDILRRGECDACLVVASDPGAHFPRACAAHLARIPTVQIDPHVNATTHLSRIQIPVGVTGIDAEGTAYRMDGVPLRTRKVLSRNVPDDVEVLGKIYALVREARG
- a CDS encoding formylmethanofuran dehydrogenase subunit A; this translates as MTAGMLIRNAYVIDPLSGVRGEVMDIAIAGGRIVEEAPPGAVVIDAKKCLTLPGGIDSHSHVCGTKVNFGRYMSPEDMRAGRTARRGVMHVTSGYSVPTTFGNSYRYSAMGYTTVLEGAMAPLEARHTHEEFAATPHQDMLANTLFDGNWSVMEAVREKDVKRAAAVVAWTLAAVKGFAIKLTNPGGTEAWGWGKDLAGIHEPVPHFGVTPAEIIRTLIEANELLGLPHSVHLHCNNLGIPGNYRTTLETMELAPPARGDRQTLYLTHVQFHSYGGTTWRDICSKSEEIARSLNGKPQVVIDMGQVMFGRTTTMTADGPMEFRLYLLHHNKWSNHDVELETGSGIIPVTYRRKSLVNCVMWAIGLELALLAKSPWQCLLSTDNPNGAPFVKYPEVIGLLMSRRMREAERREIEPRTEHYVPLFAIERELDWYDIAVMTRAGQAKALGITRVGKGYLAPGAQADVAIYPLRPDEVDPSADYQQVVAGFSRTLYTIKRGRVVARDGDVVVEGANSTIWTRARVPPEYDVASDPGFREKFEQYYTVRFGNYPVQDEYVPRGICIETEAAL
- a CDS encoding PAS domain S-box protein — encoded protein: MISVLLVDDEPALLDVTQIFLERDGKMKVTLSESGRDALEKLKKGHFDIIVSDYEMPGMNGIELLKEVKARGYEIPFIVFTGRGREHVAIEALNLGASFYLQKGGDPKSQFAELRNMITQAVQRRRAEEELRANQVRLQAVIDLSQMTEKSEDALCTYALEKAIALTGSSLGFLAFVSGDGSLLTMHAWSKSALEVCRVEGRVTEYPLETTGLWGDPVRQKRPVIVNDYAGEVAGKRETPPGHPPLTRFMGIPVLDGPRVVMVAGVANKQWDYTDADAQQVTLLMASLWQILTRKRSEEALAASERRFRSYFELPLAGIAVASPELRWTQVNRKFCELSGYTPEELSSLSWEDLTPPGDWPREAAEIARVVSGERQLLALGKRLRRKDGTIAEVEVSAMPVRKADGSVDYFVVLATDVSALKETERELLAANERMSATLEELRVAQDSLAGYCHRLEQEERALRESEEKFRKVVETAPSLLLVLDGEGSVTYASPRALPVTGYTPEEIRDLGLPGIVDAGDLPRVREAIARCAGTGAGMRDLEFRGRRKDGSPWCASAAVEPLGGGPGSAPAVLLQLVDITSRRQAEEALRKSEERLREILGTISDVVFSLDADGRITYVSPAVTRILGYAPAELEGRVFAEVLLPDDAEGALRKYEELRDGDVRVPVEVEWRVMHRDGTIRWCRSSLWPIVRDGRFAGCTGTATDIHARKVAEEELREREELLAGIFRVAPIGIGLVKERTFLFANDAVCRITGYSREELLGKSSRLLYASDGEFERVGREMAGRMWETAGETVEATWVRRDGREITVLISTSPVDPSDPGSPIVFSAMDITAQKERERALLEGGRALREFFDGLRSPAFLVGADGQVAAANDAFHEVFSGGAAGGGGTLLSEILGEDLAREVMARVREALSEGRARRFEAPRGETRFLFEVCPVKDGGAVARAAVIAVDVTDLHRAREALAARAERLSLLSRAAAQDGGRILSALRAYLGRMERETDDPLLRTYVKKQEKYAGALAAVLGYLREYARGAGGPPAWHDVGSLVRKAAAVHDLRDVAIYLDCGGLSVRADPLVERGISALIGHALGKEGVTRISFSYREEGDGIVLTCEDDGAGSPGAAGGEGSDPGLSLAAEILSAEGFRVYETRTEGGGCRVEIAVPPGSFRLGGENRAD